The proteins below are encoded in one region of Ornithinimicrobium avium:
- a CDS encoding restriction endonuclease, with protein sequence MTIPDFQSLMRPVLAHLGDGQVVRSRAVKDSMVTEFALTPEEREQMIPSGRQRVMDNRVSWALTYLAQAGLIERPVRGQVEITPQGRAALTHHPERIDMKVLEDYPGYRAFKERTKVVADTPSGVETAQDAMATPQELVQAAVSQNRAALEVEVLNRALALSPTGFEDLVMVLLEKMGYGRLGTIARTSASGDAGVDGIISQDPLGLDRIYVQAKRYALDRTVDRPRIHEFAGALLGKQGDRGVYITTSSFTTGARSEAERINARIELIDGALLAELLVRYEVGVQVEQRVALHRMDEDFFDSIG encoded by the coding sequence ATGACGATCCCGGACTTTCAGAGCCTGATGCGCCCGGTCCTGGCTCACCTCGGGGACGGGCAGGTGGTCCGGTCGCGTGCTGTGAAGGACTCGATGGTCACGGAGTTCGCGCTGACACCGGAGGAGCGGGAGCAGATGATCCCCAGCGGTCGTCAGCGGGTGATGGACAACCGCGTCAGCTGGGCACTGACCTACCTCGCACAGGCTGGCCTGATCGAGCGGCCGGTCCGGGGGCAGGTGGAGATCACCCCGCAGGGCCGTGCAGCCCTGACACATCACCCGGAGCGCATCGACATGAAGGTGCTCGAGGACTACCCGGGCTACCGGGCGTTCAAGGAGCGGACCAAGGTGGTCGCCGACACACCCTCCGGGGTCGAGACTGCACAGGACGCGATGGCCACCCCGCAGGAGCTTGTCCAGGCCGCTGTCTCGCAGAACAGGGCGGCGCTGGAGGTCGAGGTTCTGAACCGCGCGCTGGCGCTGAGCCCGACCGGGTTTGAGGACCTGGTGATGGTCCTGCTCGAGAAGATGGGCTACGGACGGCTGGGGACCATCGCCCGGACCAGTGCTTCTGGCGACGCCGGGGTGGACGGCATCATCAGCCAGGACCCGCTCGGGCTGGATCGGATCTACGTGCAGGCCAAGCGCTACGCCCTCGACCGCACCGTCGACCGACCCCGCATCCACGAGTTCGCCGGAGCGCTGCTCGGCAAGCAGGGCGACCGCGGAGTGTACATCACCACCTCCAGCTTCACCACCGGCGCGCGGTCGGAGGCCGAGCGGATCAACGCGCGCATCGAGCTCATCGACGGCGCGCTGCTGGCCGAGCTGCTGGTCCGCTACGAGGTCGGCGTGCAGGTCGAGCAGCGGGTCGCCCTGCACAGGATGGACGAGGACTTCTTCGACAGCATCGGGTGA
- a CDS encoding DEAD/DEAH box helicase — translation MSTTIYEVLEELRGTATSEADKGAKLEQLMVSYLRTDPVYAEQFSDVWLWQDWPGRDGKHDTGIDLVAVDRLTGANVAIQCKFYAPTSTISKGDIDSFLSASGKEGFAQRIIVSTTDRWNAHAEDALQGQQVPVRRIGLADLEASGIDWGQFSWAAPQDLTVTEGKRLRPHQVEAIDAVTAGLTTGDRGKLIMACGTGKTFTSLRLAEEMVGAGGSVLFLVPSISLLSQTLREWASEAQVPLAPVAVCSDRKATARSKAVDEDISAVDLALPSTTNVAVLEARLNQALGDSSSMTVVFSTYQSIDVVAQAQSQGGLGPFDLIVCDEAHRTTGVTLAGEDESPFVRVHDDTYLRGRKRLYMTATPRLYDDTSKAKAGEAAAVLASMDDEEVFGPELHRLSFGEAVSRDLLTDYKVLVLAVDEASVSRTFQLQLADDGNELRLDDAAKIVGCWNGLAKRGSAEHSFETDPAPMRRAVAFAGTIKDSKAIESLFAETIKQYAAAHDLEDAGGDPVLACEIRHVDGSFNALERNTRLDWLRAPVPDGTCRILTNARCLSEGVDVPALDAVMFLSPRKSVVDIVQSVGRVMRKAPGKEFGYIILPVGIPAGMSPEEALRDNKKYAVVWEVLQALRAHDERFNAMVNRIELVKQRDDKVNVIGVPGHGEGGDRDGQGSQGALPLAFLDEWREAIYAKVVAKVGSRRYWQEWAKDIADIATRHTTRITALLDGGDPKVTAQFDDFLDGLRGILNEGITRADAIDMLAQHLITRPVFEALFAGYAFTEHNPVAQTMEKMLTVLDEHNLDDENHSLAKFYDSVRMRVQGVDTAEGRQKLIVQLYDTFFATAFKKTVDRLGIVYTPVEIVDFILRSADDVLRDHFGQGLTDEGVHILDGFTGTGTFIVRLLQLGLIEPHDLARKYATELHANEILLLAYYIAAVNIESTYQDVVRGRLDDAGYEPFPGLVLTDTFQSYEDGDTDALTVFPATSARIARQRELPITVVVGNPPYSVGQDSANDDNANQSYPHLDASIRDTYAARSTATLLRNLYDSYIRAIRWASLRIGDRGVVTYVTNGGWLDSNAMDGMRLTLAEEFSAIHVYNLRGNQRTAGEQSRMEGGKIFGGGSRATVAITVLVKDPTRTGPAAIQYTDIGDYLTRDEKLTRIAEAGSVTRLSATAIAPNEQGDWLNQRSAAFTTFASLDDEVFATRTLGYSTSRDAWVSGYSSKDVSANVARMLVAYHQALLAGDEKAADPHEISWSRGLRDLLGRRQPIPMPSTPPVPTSYRPFTKQFLLPDSSLIERLGPTVSQARLGGIFIYTVGRSSAVPFSALITDVAPNLHLTGAGSGGAVWSRWRYEKVEDDGLLPLDSDEGEVIDGYRKIDNITDHALRMFWDAYGDRVTKDDIFHYCYGLLHSPDYRESYAADLKKSLPRIPLVADPTPYMEAGRRLSDLHLGYETITPYPLDGLDVEGPGGDPAYDFFRVEKMRFAKVRDPQNKKLVADRSCIVYNSRITLSGIPEEAYRYMLGSRSAVDWIMDRYQVKTDKASGIVNDPNDWSREVADPRYILDLLARIVTVSVETMKAVDALPKLKVLTDPTWKEA, via the coding sequence ATGTCGACGACGATCTACGAGGTGCTGGAAGAGCTGCGGGGGACCGCGACGTCGGAGGCGGACAAGGGGGCCAAGCTCGAGCAGCTGATGGTCTCCTACCTGCGCACCGACCCGGTGTATGCGGAGCAGTTCAGCGACGTATGGCTGTGGCAGGACTGGCCTGGACGGGACGGCAAGCACGACACAGGCATCGACCTGGTCGCGGTGGACCGGCTCACCGGCGCGAACGTGGCGATCCAGTGCAAGTTCTACGCACCGACGTCGACGATCAGCAAGGGTGACATCGACTCGTTCCTGTCGGCATCGGGCAAGGAGGGGTTCGCCCAGCGGATCATCGTCTCGACCACGGACAGGTGGAACGCCCACGCCGAGGACGCGCTGCAGGGCCAGCAGGTCCCGGTGCGGCGCATCGGGCTGGCCGACCTGGAGGCCTCAGGGATCGACTGGGGGCAGTTCTCCTGGGCGGCCCCGCAGGACCTGACTGTCACCGAGGGCAAACGGCTGCGCCCCCACCAGGTGGAGGCGATCGACGCCGTCACGGCCGGTCTGACGACCGGTGACCGGGGCAAGCTGATCATGGCCTGCGGGACAGGCAAGACGTTCACCTCGCTGCGGCTGGCCGAGGAGATGGTCGGAGCCGGAGGCAGCGTCCTGTTCCTGGTCCCCTCGATCAGCCTGCTGTCGCAGACCCTGCGGGAGTGGGCAAGCGAGGCGCAGGTGCCGCTCGCCCCGGTCGCGGTGTGCTCGGACCGCAAGGCCACGGCCCGCTCCAAGGCGGTGGACGAGGACATCTCCGCGGTCGACCTGGCCCTGCCGTCCACGACGAACGTGGCGGTGCTGGAGGCCCGGTTGAACCAGGCCCTGGGCGATTCCTCGTCGATGACGGTGGTCTTCTCCACGTACCAGTCGATCGACGTGGTTGCCCAGGCCCAGTCCCAGGGCGGACTGGGGCCGTTCGACCTGATCGTCTGCGACGAGGCGCACCGCACCACCGGGGTGACTCTGGCGGGGGAGGACGAGTCCCCGTTCGTCCGGGTCCACGACGACACCTACCTGCGAGGACGCAAGCGGTTGTACATGACCGCGACCCCGCGCCTGTACGACGACACCTCCAAGGCCAAGGCCGGGGAAGCGGCCGCGGTGCTGGCGTCGATGGACGACGAGGAGGTCTTCGGGCCCGAGCTGCACCGCCTCTCCTTCGGCGAGGCGGTCTCGCGCGACCTGCTGACCGACTACAAGGTCCTCGTCCTCGCGGTGGACGAGGCGAGCGTGTCGCGCACCTTCCAGCTGCAGCTCGCCGACGACGGCAACGAGCTGCGCCTGGACGACGCCGCCAAGATCGTCGGGTGCTGGAACGGGCTGGCCAAACGGGGCTCTGCCGAGCACTCCTTCGAGACTGACCCGGCCCCGATGCGGCGAGCGGTCGCGTTCGCCGGGACGATCAAGGACTCCAAAGCCATCGAGTCCCTCTTCGCCGAGACCATCAAGCAGTACGCCGCCGCGCACGACCTCGAGGACGCCGGTGGAGACCCGGTCCTGGCCTGCGAGATCCGCCACGTGGACGGCTCCTTCAACGCGCTAGAGCGCAACACCCGCCTGGACTGGCTCCGGGCACCCGTCCCGGACGGGACCTGCCGCATCCTGACCAACGCACGTTGCCTGTCCGAAGGGGTGGACGTGCCCGCCCTGGACGCGGTCATGTTCCTCTCCCCGCGCAAGTCGGTCGTCGACATCGTCCAGTCCGTCGGCCGGGTCATGCGCAAGGCACCGGGCAAGGAGTTCGGCTACATCATCCTTCCCGTCGGGATCCCGGCCGGGATGAGCCCGGAAGAAGCCTTGCGGGACAACAAGAAGTACGCCGTCGTCTGGGAGGTCCTGCAGGCCCTGCGCGCCCACGACGAACGCTTCAACGCGATGGTCAACCGGATCGAGCTGGTCAAGCAGCGCGACGACAAGGTCAACGTCATCGGCGTCCCCGGCCACGGTGAAGGTGGCGACCGGGACGGGCAGGGCTCCCAGGGCGCGCTGCCGCTGGCGTTCCTGGACGAGTGGCGCGAGGCGATCTACGCCAAGGTCGTCGCCAAGGTCGGCTCCCGCCGGTACTGGCAGGAGTGGGCCAAGGACATCGCCGACATCGCCACCCGGCACACCACCCGCATCACCGCACTCCTGGACGGCGGCGACCCGAAGGTCACGGCTCAGTTCGACGACTTCCTCGACGGGCTGCGGGGCATCCTCAACGAGGGCATCACCCGTGCCGACGCTATCGACATGCTCGCCCAGCACCTCATCACCCGGCCCGTGTTCGAGGCCCTTTTCGCCGGGTACGCCTTCACCGAGCACAACCCCGTCGCCCAGACCATGGAGAAGATGCTCACCGTCCTGGACGAGCACAACCTCGACGACGAGAACCACTCCCTGGCCAAGTTCTACGACTCGGTCCGCATGCGCGTCCAAGGCGTCGACACCGCCGAGGGACGGCAGAAACTCATCGTCCAGCTCTACGACACCTTCTTCGCCACCGCCTTCAAGAAGACCGTCGACCGGCTCGGCATCGTCTACACGCCCGTCGAGATCGTTGACTTCATCCTCCGCTCCGCGGACGACGTGCTCCGCGACCACTTCGGCCAGGGCCTGACCGACGAGGGCGTGCACATCCTGGACGGGTTCACCGGCACCGGCACCTTCATCGTCCGCCTCCTCCAGCTCGGCCTGATCGAGCCGCACGATCTGGCCCGCAAGTACGCGACCGAGCTGCACGCCAACGAGATCCTCCTTCTGGCCTACTACATCGCTGCCGTCAACATCGAGTCGACCTACCAGGACGTCGTCCGTGGGCGACTCGACGACGCCGGGTACGAGCCGTTCCCTGGTCTCGTCCTGACGGACACGTTCCAGTCCTACGAGGACGGCGACACCGACGCCTTGACCGTCTTCCCCGCCACCAGCGCCCGCATCGCACGCCAACGGGAACTCCCGATCACCGTGGTCGTGGGCAACCCGCCCTACTCCGTCGGCCAGGACTCAGCCAATGACGACAACGCTAACCAGTCCTATCCCCACCTGGACGCCTCGATCCGCGACACGTACGCCGCTCGATCGACGGCAACGCTGCTGCGCAACCTGTACGACTCGTACATCCGCGCCATCCGCTGGGCCTCCCTACGCATCGGGGACCGCGGCGTCGTCACCTACGTCACCAACGGTGGCTGGCTCGACTCCAACGCCATGGACGGTATGCGCCTCACCCTCGCCGAAGAGTTCAGCGCCATCCATGTCTACAACCTCCGCGGCAACCAGCGCACCGCCGGTGAGCAGTCCCGCATGGAAGGCGGCAAGATCTTCGGCGGCGGTTCACGGGCTACCGTCGCCATCACCGTCCTCGTCAAGGACCCGACCCGCACGGGACCAGCCGCGATCCAGTACACCGACATCGGCGACTACCTCACGCGCGACGAGAAACTGACCCGAATCGCCGAAGCTGGCTCCGTCACCAGGCTGTCCGCCACGGCCATCGCCCCGAACGAACAGGGGGACTGGCTTAACCAACGGTCTGCAGCCTTCACGACGTTCGCTTCCCTAGATGATGAGGTCTTTGCGACTCGAACCCTCGGCTACTCAACCTCACGTGACGCTTGGGTCTCCGGCTACTCATCCAAGGACGTGAGTGCAAACGTCGCCCGAATGCTCGTCGCATACCATCAGGCCCTCCTAGCTGGTGACGAAAAGGCAGCCGACCCGCACGAGATCAGTTGGTCAAGGGGGCTGCGCGACTTGCTGGGTCGGAGGCAGCCCATACCCATGCCGTCCACCCCCCCGGTACCGACCTCCTACCGGCCGTTCACGAAGCAGTTTCTGCTTCCAGACTCCTCCCTAATCGAGCGACTTGGCCCCACGGTGTCCCAAGCACGTCTCGGCGGAATATTCATTTACACGGTCGGGCGCAGTTCTGCCGTGCCCTTCTCGGCATTGATTACCGATGTCGCACCCAACCTGCATCTCACCGGGGCCGGGAGCGGGGGAGCAGTCTGGAGCCGATGGCGGTACGAAAAGGTCGAGGATGACGGCCTATTGCCCCTCGATTCGGACGAGGGCGAGGTCATCGACGGCTACCGGAAGATCGACAACATCACAGACCATGCCCTGCGCATGTTCTGGGACGCCTACGGCGATCGGGTCACCAAGGACGACATTTTTCACTACTGCTACGGACTGCTCCACTCACCGGACTACCGTGAGTCGTACGCAGCTGACCTGAAGAAGTCCCTGCCGCGCATCCCGCTCGTGGCCGACCCCACGCCATACATGGAGGCCGGTCGACGCCTGAGCGACCTGCACCTCGGCTACGAGACCATCACGCCATACCCCCTGGATGGGCTCGACGTCGAAGGACCCGGTGGCGACCCTGCGTACGACTTCTTCCGCGTGGAGAAGATGCGCTTCGCCAAGGTGCGCGACCCGCAGAACAAGAAGTTGGTGGCGGACCGGTCGTGCATCGTCTACAACTCGAGGATCACTCTGAGCGGAATCCCCGAAGAGGCGTACCGGTACATGCTCGGGTCGCGGTCGGCGGTCGACTGGATCATGGATCGGTACCAGGTGAAGACCGACAAGGCCTCCGGCATCGTCAACGACCCCAACGACTGGTCACGCGAGGTCGCCGACCCCCGTTACATCCTCGATCTGCTGGCCCGCATCGTCACCGTGAGCGTGGAGACGATGAAGGCGGTCGATGCCTTACCCAAGCTGAAGGTTCTGACCGACCCCACGTGGAAGGAGGCCTGA
- a CDS encoding DUF6998 domain-containing protein — protein MDLAGMSSRELLRTYASILTELVKRGVTRSRNAPVGELAELLVQRAYGGILAPSNAKSWDVESADGRNIQVKARLVVPGATRAEQYSPFRSWDFDVCVFITFDAHTYDVLLALEVPAVEVQQLATAVPHVGATAARVSTRTPLGAAPGAVDVTPQVRAAMSELE, from the coding sequence ATGGACCTTGCCGGAATGAGTTCTCGGGAACTGCTGAGGACCTACGCGTCCATCCTGACCGAGCTCGTGAAGAGGGGTGTGACCCGCTCGCGTAACGCCCCTGTCGGGGAGCTTGCCGAGCTGCTCGTGCAACGAGCCTACGGCGGGATCCTGGCTCCGTCGAACGCGAAGAGCTGGGACGTCGAATCCGCCGACGGTCGCAACATCCAGGTCAAGGCCAGGCTCGTCGTCCCGGGGGCGACACGTGCCGAGCAGTACTCACCGTTCAGGAGCTGGGACTTCGACGTGTGCGTCTTCATCACCTTCGACGCCCACACCTACGACGTGCTCCTCGCCCTCGAGGTCCCAGCGGTCGAGGTGCAGCAACTGGCCACAGCTGTTCCGCACGTCGGTGCCACAGCGGCCCGTGTCAGCACCCGGACACCTCTTGGTGCAGCGCCGGGCGCGGTCGACGTGACACCGCAGGTCCGCGCCGCCATGAGCGAGCTCGAGTAG
- a CDS encoding ADP-ribosylglycohydrolase family protein, translated as MDGRQLSWSKRVRGLLLGLTLGDAVGTSPSGLPASSPLRAGVSSQLAAFTTEGLIRASVRFAHKGICHPPTVVWHACCRWAYLQGIEPELMREQWGPGSSHSWPDGWLARVPALAQRRGSAPATVTALKESAPGTAEHPTTTSAGHHAVTTTLPGAALVSWKDGGFSLDLVRELAAQTHGSPEAHEAAAVAAAVAVHFIDRGELDQLPDVVANASMSADVVDTACRAWSAGRETPGSGVLLARLAPHATALAALSGSLYVLASFPEPEQLTHALTLASQSHRRAAVTPLAGALLGARHGADALPVDLVSRSELAWVMDTLARDLALELSEGPGGSEYSPPTDPSWWSRYPGW; from the coding sequence ATGGATGGGCGGCAACTCTCTTGGTCCAAGCGGGTGCGCGGCCTGCTGCTGGGGCTCACCCTGGGAGACGCGGTGGGAACGTCTCCCAGCGGTCTTCCTGCCAGCTCGCCGCTCCGGGCGGGCGTGAGCAGCCAGTTGGCGGCGTTCACGACGGAGGGATTGATCAGGGCCTCCGTCCGCTTCGCCCACAAGGGCATCTGCCACCCACCGACCGTCGTGTGGCACGCCTGCTGCCGGTGGGCCTACCTGCAAGGCATCGAGCCGGAACTGATGCGGGAGCAGTGGGGACCTGGTTCTTCCCACAGTTGGCCTGACGGCTGGCTGGCGAGAGTTCCAGCCCTCGCCCAACGCAGGGGGAGTGCCCCGGCCACCGTCACCGCGCTCAAGGAATCTGCCCCCGGCACGGCGGAGCACCCCACGACGACCAGTGCGGGTCACCACGCGGTGACCACGACCCTTCCTGGCGCAGCTCTTGTCTCCTGGAAGGACGGCGGGTTCTCCCTCGACCTCGTCCGAGAGCTGGCCGCTCAGACGCACGGATCTCCGGAGGCGCACGAGGCAGCGGCCGTCGCGGCAGCTGTGGCCGTTCACTTCATCGACCGCGGCGAGCTCGATCAGCTGCCTGACGTGGTGGCAAACGCCTCGATGTCTGCCGACGTGGTCGACACTGCGTGCAGGGCCTGGAGCGCGGGGAGAGAGACCCCCGGCAGCGGCGTGCTGCTCGCCAGGCTCGCGCCCCACGCCACCGCCCTTGCCGCACTGTCCGGAAGCCTGTACGTGCTCGCATCTTTCCCCGAGCCCGAGCAGTTGACGCACGCGCTGACCCTCGCTTCGCAGTCGCACCGTCGGGCGGCGGTGACACCCCTGGCCGGTGCCCTGCTCGGGGCCCGTCATGGCGCGGACGCACTGCCGGTGGACCTGGTCAGCAGATCGGAGCTGGCCTGGGTGATGGACACCCTGGCCAGAGACCTCGCCCTGGAGCTCTCCGAGGGCCCGGGCGGCTCGGAGTATTCGCCGCCCACGGACCCGAGCTGGTGGAGCCGCTACCCCGGGTGGTGA
- a CDS encoding HNH endonuclease, producing the protein MGRFDWTYDEVVLAADLVARNDWGGLRAYNPKVMDLSSLLRSASIHANEGRPENFRSVSSVQRKTFDIATQHPGYHGRPTRGGSHESRVVTEFIEEPERMSALARTIRAQLQAADSLEAVDEPDLEALSAHEGRVLAATHLRRERDPRLRQAKLDAVVAQGLAISCEVCGFDFADRYGGLGDGYIEVHHVLPLHASGPVITRLRDLALLCSNCHRMIHRARPWLTPGELRRVLDRSDIGNPGQARHDRRHG; encoded by the coding sequence ATGGGCCGGTTCGACTGGACGTACGACGAGGTCGTGCTTGCCGCTGATCTCGTCGCACGGAACGACTGGGGCGGGCTGCGGGCGTACAACCCGAAGGTCATGGATCTCTCATCCCTTCTGCGCTCAGCATCCATCCACGCGAACGAAGGCCGCCCTGAGAACTTCCGTAGCGTCAGTAGCGTCCAGCGCAAGACCTTCGACATCGCGACCCAGCACCCGGGCTACCACGGCCGTCCCACACGTGGAGGCAGTCACGAGAGCCGTGTGGTGACGGAGTTCATCGAAGAACCCGAGCGGATGTCTGCTCTCGCACGGACGATCCGTGCCCAGCTCCAGGCCGCTGACTCTCTTGAGGCGGTGGACGAGCCAGACCTGGAGGCGTTGAGTGCTCACGAGGGCCGTGTCCTTGCCGCCACTCACCTCCGCCGTGAGAGGGACCCTCGTCTGCGGCAGGCAAAGTTGGATGCCGTGGTCGCCCAGGGCCTGGCCATCTCCTGCGAGGTGTGCGGTTTCGACTTCGCCGACCGGTACGGAGGTCTGGGGGATGGCTACATCGAGGTCCACCATGTGCTCCCCTTACATGCCTCGGGTCCGGTCATCACTCGGCTGAGGGATCTCGCACTGCTCTGCTCCAACTGCCACCGGATGATCCATCGGGCACGGCCTTGGCTGACCCCTGGCGAGCTCCGGAGAGTCTTGGATCGCTCAGACATCGGGAACCCGGGTCAGGCTCGCCATGACCGACGTCACGGGTGA
- a CDS encoding cell wall-binding repeat-containing protein: MKNLTRRLAAFAAAVGLVAAPATGAAVVAAEEQAQVSATVQSTERLWGSNRYATAVSVSEHLYPSGAEVVVVALGTTFPDALAGGPAAARLGAPVLLINSPTSVPAVVQEELARLDPRQIVVLGGEQAVGRAAVQVLDDHAPVTRLAGQDRYATAAAVASLWTTGSGTVYVASGRSYPDALAGGAAAAHQGAPVLLSTATSLTAETVERLRVLDPGKVVVLGGKAAVPTTVVDKIRQTVPGASITRYAGADRYATAAAVATNVWTAGTDEAFYATGAHFADALAGVPAAAAHGSPLLLVRQACAPAQTMSATDELGVTTRFVLGGPAAVADGATTTPCRPPAGSVISVLNDLPVKGRAPKTGYDRDLFGPAWTDAVDVQGGRNGCDTRNDVLRRDLDDLVVRTGTNGCVAQTGWLNEPFSGQKLWFERGVTSSGIHIDHLVALSDAWQKGAQQITPEQRKNFANDPLNLWAVDGGLNMQKGDGDAATWLPPNKSVRCDYVAYQVAVKAKYKLWVTQAEKDAITTVVNGSCPNKKIPIANDVPALRP, translated from the coding sequence ATGAAGAACTTGACGCGCAGGCTCGCGGCGTTTGCTGCCGCGGTCGGGCTGGTCGCAGCACCGGCGACAGGGGCCGCGGTGGTGGCGGCCGAGGAGCAGGCCCAGGTGTCGGCGACTGTGCAGAGCACCGAGCGGCTGTGGGGGAGCAACCGGTACGCCACCGCGGTCTCTGTCTCTGAGCACCTGTACCCCTCTGGTGCCGAGGTCGTCGTCGTGGCTCTGGGCACCACGTTTCCCGACGCCCTGGCCGGTGGGCCCGCGGCCGCCCGCCTGGGTGCCCCGGTCCTGCTGATCAACAGCCCCACGTCCGTGCCTGCTGTCGTCCAGGAGGAGCTCGCCCGCCTGGACCCGAGGCAGATCGTCGTCCTCGGCGGTGAGCAGGCCGTCGGCAGGGCCGCGGTGCAGGTCCTCGACGACCACGCGCCCGTTACCAGGCTGGCCGGGCAGGACCGCTACGCCACCGCCGCCGCCGTCGCCTCACTGTGGACCACGGGCAGCGGCACCGTCTACGTCGCATCGGGGCGCTCCTACCCCGACGCGCTGGCCGGAGGAGCAGCCGCAGCCCACCAGGGTGCCCCGGTCCTGCTGTCGACCGCGACCAGCCTGACCGCCGAGACCGTGGAGCGGCTGCGGGTCCTGGACCCCGGCAAGGTCGTGGTCCTCGGTGGCAAGGCCGCGGTACCCACCACCGTCGTGGACAAGATCCGTCAGACCGTCCCGGGCGCCTCGATCACCCGGTACGCCGGAGCTGACCGGTACGCCACCGCAGCCGCGGTCGCCACCAACGTGTGGACGGCGGGAACGGATGAGGCGTTCTACGCCACCGGTGCCCACTTCGCCGACGCCCTGGCCGGGGTGCCCGCCGCGGCAGCGCACGGCTCGCCGCTGCTGCTGGTCAGGCAGGCATGCGCCCCCGCGCAGACCATGAGCGCCACCGACGAGCTGGGCGTCACCACCCGGTTCGTCCTCGGCGGCCCGGCCGCCGTCGCCGACGGAGCCACGACGACCCCGTGCCGCCCACCGGCTGGCTCGGTCATCTCCGTCCTGAACGACCTACCCGTCAAGGGACGCGCACCCAAGACCGGGTACGACCGTGACCTCTTCGGACCGGCCTGGACGGACGCGGTCGACGTTCAGGGCGGTCGCAACGGGTGCGACACCCGCAACGACGTGCTGCGCCGCGACCTCGACGACCTGGTGGTGCGCACCGGGACCAACGGATGCGTCGCCCAGACCGGGTGGCTCAACGAGCCCTTCAGCGGCCAGAAGCTGTGGTTCGAGCGCGGCGTGACCAGCTCCGGCATCCACATCGACCACCTGGTCGCCCTCTCGGACGCCTGGCAGAAAGGCGCCCAGCAGATCACTCCTGAGCAGCGGAAGAACTTCGCCAACGACCCGCTGAACCTGTGGGCCGTCGACGGCGGCCTGAACATGCAGAAGGGCGACGGTGACGCCGCCACCTGGCTGCCGCCCAACAAGTCCGTGCGCTGCGACTACGTCGCCTACCAGGTCGCGGTCAAGGCCAAGTACAAGCTGTGGGTGACACAAGCCGAGAAAGACGCCATCACCACCGTCGTGAACGGGTCCTGCCCGAACAAGAAGATCCCGATCGCAAACGATGTGCCAGCACTCCGGCCCTGA
- a CDS encoding cell wall-binding repeat-containing protein, whose translation MAACIVVGLVPSVVHADVTPVTRSGWSQWSGEDRYATGVAVSEATFTGTVPHVFVASGVNFPDALAAGPVAGLAQGPILLTRPGSLPSVVAAELARLRPETVTVVGGPTAVSVETVAAIRAASGAQVVRVGGANRYGTAAAVAAQVESLDTVYLASGQAFPDALAAGPAAGRRGAAVLLSRPGSLPEETRAFLVERQPSRVVLVGGTAALSADVRDAVVRALPGAQVVRLAGTDRYDTARRVALEAWPGGTRTVFYAPGTNFPDALSASPAAVVNDAPLLLTREGCQPYEAAVGSDFLSPTSKVAVGGKTYTGSTVCGPKPSYPFPADLDCVDFASQRKAQDWYDYWYPKVGDIYRLDGDKDGKVCEVWPPR comes from the coding sequence GTGGCAGCGTGCATTGTGGTCGGGCTGGTGCCGTCGGTGGTCCATGCCGACGTGACGCCGGTGACGCGGTCCGGGTGGTCGCAGTGGTCGGGTGAGGACCGGTACGCGACGGGCGTCGCGGTCTCGGAGGCGACGTTCACCGGGACGGTGCCGCACGTGTTCGTCGCCTCCGGGGTGAACTTCCCTGATGCGCTGGCCGCCGGGCCGGTGGCTGGGTTGGCCCAGGGACCGATCCTGCTGACCAGACCGGGGAGCCTTCCGAGCGTGGTCGCCGCGGAGCTGGCACGTCTCCGGCCGGAGACGGTCACGGTGGTGGGTGGACCGACCGCGGTCAGCGTCGAGACCGTCGCTGCTATCCGGGCGGCCTCTGGGGCGCAGGTCGTGCGGGTCGGCGGGGCGAACAGGTACGGCACGGCTGCGGCGGTCGCCGCGCAGGTCGAGTCCTTGGACACGGTGTACCTGGCCTCGGGCCAGGCGTTCCCGGACGCCCTGGCAGCTGGTCCTGCGGCGGGCAGGCGCGGCGCGGCGGTCCTTCTGTCAAGGCCCGGGAGTTTGCCGGAGGAGACCCGTGCATTCCTTGTGGAGCGGCAGCCGAGCCGGGTCGTGCTGGTCGGTGGCACAGCAGCCTTGTCGGCTGACGTCAGGGACGCGGTGGTCAGGGCTTTGCCCGGTGCCCAGGTCGTCCGGCTCGCCGGGACGGACCGGTACGACACAGCCCGCCGGGTGGCGCTGGAGGCCTGGCCGGGCGGGACCAGGACGGTGTTCTACGCCCCTGGCACGAACTTCCCGGACGCGTTGTCCGCCTCCCCGGCGGCGGTCGTCAACGACGCCCCGTTGCTGCTGACGCGGGAGGGTTGCCAGCCGTACGAGGCGGCGGTCGGCAGCGACTTCCTCAGTCCGACGTCCAAGGTCGCGGTCGGGGGCAAGACCTATACGGGCAGCACGGTGTGCGGGCCGAAGCCCAGCTATCCGTTCCCCGCCGACCTGGACTGCGTGGACTTCGCCTCCCAGCGGAAGGCGCAGGACTGGTACGACTACTGGTACCCCAAGGTCGGGGACATCTACCGCTTGGACGGCGACAAGGACGGCAAGGTCTGCGAGGTGTGGCCACCCCGGTGA